A single Gemmatimonadota bacterium DNA region contains:
- the rplL gene encoding 50S ribosomal protein L7/L12, producing MNQEELLDAIGGMTVLELSQFVDAFKEKFNVSAAVAAPVAVAADGAIDPAAAEEKTEFDVIIESIGPQKIQVIKVVRSLTSLGLKEAKALVDGAANEPGTVREAVSKDEAEQMKAKLEEAGATVALK from the coding sequence ATGAATCAAGAGGAGCTGCTGGACGCCATCGGCGGCATGACCGTCCTCGAACTGTCACAGTTCGTCGACGCGTTCAAGGAGAAGTTCAACGTGAGCGCCGCCGTCGCAGCCCCGGTCGCCGTGGCGGCCGACGGTGCCATCGACCCGGCCGCGGCCGAGGAGAAGACCGAGTTCGACGTGATCATCGAATCGATCGGCCCCCAGAAGATCCAGGTGATCAAGGTCGTCCGCTCGCTGACCTCGCTCGGCCTCAAGGAGGCGAAGGCGCTTGTCGACGGCGCGGCGAACGAGCCGGGCACGGTCAGAGAGGCCGTCTCCAAGGACGAAGCCGAGCAGATGAAGGCCAAGCTCGAGGAAGCCGGCGCAACCGTGGCGCTCAAGTAA